One Paraburkholderia sp. PREW-6R genomic region harbors:
- the leuD gene encoding 3-isopropylmalate dehydratase small subunit, whose translation MEAFTRISAIAAPLMQINIDTDQIIPTPYLLRTSEAGLSEGLFANWRKQADGSPDPGFILNRAPWSNAHILLAGRNFGCGSSREAAPRALRQAGFRVVIAPSFGEIFFSNCFRNGLLPVRLPEDAVRDLAQQMQDAHGHAQIAVDLDAQTVRAPDGQSFGFETPPALRTMLLNGIDEIDVTLQRREKIDAYRSSDRRRRPWAYDPRSPR comes from the coding sequence ATGGAAGCCTTCACTCGCATCAGCGCGATCGCCGCGCCGCTCATGCAGATCAACATCGACACCGATCAGATCATCCCGACGCCGTATCTGCTGCGCACGAGCGAAGCGGGCCTGTCCGAGGGTCTGTTCGCGAACTGGCGCAAGCAGGCCGACGGCTCGCCCGACCCTGGGTTCATCCTGAACCGGGCGCCGTGGTCGAATGCGCACATCCTGCTGGCCGGGCGCAATTTCGGTTGCGGATCGTCGCGCGAGGCGGCGCCGCGCGCACTGCGGCAGGCGGGTTTTCGTGTCGTGATCGCGCCGAGTTTCGGCGAGATCTTTTTCAGCAATTGTTTTCGCAACGGACTGCTGCCGGTCCGGTTGCCGGAGGACGCCGTGCGGGATCTGGCGCAGCAGATGCAGGATGCGCATGGCCATGCGCAAATTGCCGTCGATCTCGATGCGCAAACGGTGCGCGCGCCTGACGGCCAAAGTTTCGGCTTCGAGACGCCGCCGGCGTTGCGCACGATGCTGCTGAACGGGATCGATGAAATCGACGTGACGCTGCAACGGCGCGAGAAGATCGATGCCTACCGATCCTCCGACCGGCGACGCCGGCCGTGGGCGTACGACCCGCGCTCGCCACGCTGA
- a CDS encoding AraC family transcriptional regulator gives MKQEIGSTPQHGLRCQPMNIAFTDSWLNSMQGLRLVIPTGCTVAGTAGGDGPEISRSILISAPFVAIIPVGAQLAAVADNNPAGWVIALKPGVLGQVSQLAFDVVPRWSRFWNPFLREAAGTLTTLHHADLIDAACADAFADVVSVHVALRYGHCAGAAVPDMPLTRQMLTRIEAFVHEHIAETILVGQLAVLVHMSASNFARAFKTATGTPPHLYVTLERVKFARTMLCQQTPPLVDVGARAGFRTQQHFTEVFHRYTGVTPRAYRLAHRTVGS, from the coding sequence ATGAAGCAAGAAATAGGGTCGACCCCGCAGCACGGGTTGCGCTGCCAACCGATGAATATCGCATTCACCGATAGCTGGCTGAATTCAATGCAGGGACTTCGCCTGGTTATACCGACAGGTTGCACTGTTGCGGGGACTGCAGGCGGCGACGGTCCCGAAATAAGCCGTTCTATTCTGATCAGTGCGCCATTTGTCGCAATTATCCCGGTGGGGGCGCAGTTGGCCGCAGTCGCTGACAACAATCCCGCTGGATGGGTTATCGCACTCAAACCGGGCGTACTTGGGCAAGTCTCGCAACTGGCGTTTGACGTGGTCCCAAGATGGTCCAGGTTTTGGAATCCGTTCCTGCGCGAGGCCGCGGGCACACTGACTACCTTGCATCATGCGGATCTCATCGACGCTGCCTGCGCCGACGCGTTTGCCGATGTCGTCTCGGTGCACGTCGCTCTGCGCTATGGGCATTGTGCCGGTGCGGCAGTGCCGGACATGCCTCTTACGCGTCAAATGCTGACTCGCATTGAAGCCTTCGTTCATGAGCACATAGCCGAAACCATTCTGGTCGGGCAACTCGCAGTGCTGGTGCACATGAGTGCATCAAACTTTGCACGCGCTTTCAAAACGGCGACAGGTACCCCACCGCATCTGTACGTGACACTCGAACGGGTGAAATTTGCCAGGACGATGTTGTGCCAACAAACCCCTCCTCTGGTTGACGTTGGCGCGCGCGCGGGGTTTCGGACTCAGCAGCATTTCACCGAAGTATTTCATCGATACACCGGTGTGACGCCGCGCGCATACCGACTTGCCCACCGGACAGTCGGTAGCTGA
- a CDS encoding HAMP domain-containing sensor histidine kinase, giving the protein MMHDFLANNRDELVRRCRAKVAGRPGRSATVEQLENGVPLFLEQLIRVLRAEQSSDPMDGLRISGPAGGGGVPSEIGLAAAQHGRELLILGFSIGEAVHDYGDICQAITDLAHERDAPFSVDEFRTLNRCLDNAIADAVTEFSDQRDFALVDSQEIATRERLASFAHELRNLLQTATLAFTAAKEANLSLTGATGTVLERSLDGLRELIDRSVDEVRLFSMNSIQVRIFPVDDFIAEVGIAASVLAQLNHCTLTIADIDFRLAVKGDRDELCAAVGSLLQNAIKFTQPHTEVMLDAYALSDRILIDVKDHCGGLHPGDIERMFVPFMQRTTDKTDVGLSLSIAKSSVEANDGVLSVRDVPGTGCIFTVSLPRYGMQC; this is encoded by the coding sequence ATGATGCATGACTTTCTGGCGAATAACCGCGACGAACTGGTGAGGCGATGCCGGGCAAAGGTCGCAGGGCGACCCGGGCGAAGTGCGACGGTTGAACAGCTCGAAAATGGAGTTCCGCTCTTCCTTGAGCAACTGATAAGAGTTCTTCGGGCAGAACAGTCGTCGGACCCGATGGACGGCCTCAGGATTTCCGGTCCTGCGGGCGGCGGCGGGGTTCCATCGGAAATTGGTCTGGCAGCCGCGCAGCACGGGCGCGAGCTATTGATCCTGGGTTTTTCAATCGGTGAGGCAGTGCATGATTATGGCGATATTTGCCAAGCCATTACCGATCTCGCACACGAGCGTGATGCTCCTTTCTCTGTCGACGAATTTCGTACCCTCAACCGATGTCTGGACAATGCCATCGCCGATGCGGTGACTGAATTCAGCGACCAACGCGATTTCGCGCTTGTTGACAGCCAGGAAATCGCGACGCGCGAGCGGCTAGCGTCCTTCGCGCACGAATTGCGTAACCTGCTTCAGACCGCAACACTTGCTTTTACTGCCGCAAAAGAAGCAAATCTAAGTCTGACTGGCGCCACGGGGACAGTTCTGGAGCGCAGCCTCGACGGCTTACGCGAGCTGATCGATCGCTCTGTTGACGAAGTGCGCCTTTTTAGCATGAACTCCATACAGGTGAGAATATTCCCTGTCGACGACTTCATCGCTGAAGTGGGTATCGCCGCCAGCGTTCTGGCGCAGTTGAACCACTGCACGCTGACGATCGCCGATATCGATTTCCGTCTTGCCGTGAAGGGGGACCGCGACGAGTTGTGTGCAGCCGTGGGGAGCCTCCTTCAGAACGCCATCAAATTCACGCAGCCTCATACGGAAGTCATGTTGGACGCATACGCGCTGTCTGATCGAATACTCATCGATGTGAAAGATCACTGCGGCGGCCTCCATCCTGGCGACATTGAGCGAATGTTCGTTCCGTTCATGCAGCGAACTACCGATAAAACTGATGTGGGGCTGAGCTTGTCAATCGCAAAGTCTAGCGTCGAAGCGAATGACGGCGTTCTCAGTGTGCGCGACGTCCCTGGCACCGGCTGCATCTTCACCGTCTCGTTGCCTCGATACGGAATGCAGTGCTGA
- a CDS encoding LD-carboxypeptidase, giving the protein MESRCKTVGVVAPAGVPDPLGIERGIALVESWGFKVQTGAHLGSRYRYFAGTAEERASDLRRMLMDPSIDVVWLARGGFGCAHLLEHLPDEIATPKTIIGFSDATSLFCALSDRPGVRLLHGPTFHSLATKVDDATRADVRAALTGGKRFPLSLRHLSGDSGAVRGYLCGGNVTVLASVAGTPWSLHSRDAIVLLEDVTELGYRLDRSLTQLRLSGAFDGARAFVLGQFTRCPIPDGADFTLEQMLVDVLVGFDLPIYSGLPIGHEHRNITWQYGNQAAIENSEIRFVA; this is encoded by the coding sequence ATGGAATCAAGATGCAAGACAGTGGGCGTAGTCGCGCCCGCGGGTGTACCCGATCCGCTAGGCATCGAGCGTGGCATCGCGCTCGTCGAGAGCTGGGGCTTCAAGGTCCAGACGGGCGCGCATCTCGGCAGCCGGTACCGCTATTTCGCCGGAACTGCCGAGGAGCGCGCGAGCGATCTGCGGCGCATGCTGATGGACCCGTCGATCGACGTCGTCTGGCTCGCGCGGGGAGGATTCGGTTGCGCGCACCTGCTCGAGCACCTGCCCGACGAGATCGCGACGCCGAAGACGATCATCGGTTTTTCCGACGCGACGTCGCTTTTCTGCGCGCTCTCCGACCGACCCGGCGTGCGCTTGTTGCATGGCCCGACATTCCACAGCCTGGCGACCAAGGTCGACGACGCGACGCGTGCCGACGTGCGAGCCGCGCTGACTGGTGGCAAACGCTTTCCGCTGAGCCTGCGGCATTTGTCTGGTGACTCTGGTGCCGTGCGGGGATATCTGTGCGGCGGCAACGTGACGGTGCTCGCGAGCGTCGCGGGTACACCTTGGTCGCTTCACTCACGCGACGCGATCGTACTGCTGGAGGACGTGACGGAATTAGGCTACCGGCTCGACCGCAGCCTGACGCAACTGCGTCTGAGCGGCGCGTTCGACGGGGCGCGCGCGTTCGTACTCGGGCAATTCACGCGCTGCCCGATCCCGGACGGCGCGGATTTCACGCTCGAGCAGATGCTTGTCGACGTGCTGGTCGGCTTCGACCTGCCGATCTACTCGGGTCTGCCGATCGGACATGAACACCGCAACATCACCTGGCAATACGGCAACCAGGCTGCCATCGAGAACAGCGAGATCCGGTTCGTCGCCTAG
- a CDS encoding NADPH:quinone reductase: MKAAYYDRQGRASEVLKLGEFPLPEPGPNEVRVKLHASGVNPSDIKARTGFSAKMGFPAIIPHQDGAGTIDKVGAGVTSHQIGDRVWLYEAQYGRPHGTAAEYVVVPAVQAAALHANVSFEMGACLGIPALTAHRCLFADGPITGLRVLVHGGAGAVGSAAIALAKWAGAWVAATVTKPEHEASARRAGADVVVLRTDDAVVEALRSASRNQGFDRIVEVALTTNLDIDLACIGTGGVISTYGLENASEQLALPILKAMVKGCVFRFVYIYTVPGHAKLEAVAAINACLAANVYAPTIGKIVPLERIADAHECQESGGIAGKIVVAIN, encoded by the coding sequence ATGAAAGCCGCCTATTACGATCGCCAAGGTCGAGCCAGTGAGGTTCTCAAGTTGGGGGAGTTCCCGCTCCCGGAACCAGGGCCTAATGAGGTAAGAGTCAAACTTCACGCATCGGGTGTCAATCCATCTGATATCAAGGCCCGTACAGGATTTTCAGCCAAAATGGGCTTTCCTGCCATTATTCCTCATCAGGACGGGGCAGGTACCATTGACAAAGTGGGAGCCGGGGTGACTTCACACCAGATCGGGGATCGCGTCTGGCTCTATGAGGCTCAATACGGGAGGCCACATGGTACCGCCGCCGAGTACGTTGTCGTCCCTGCGGTACAAGCCGCTGCGCTTCATGCGAATGTGTCGTTTGAAATGGGTGCGTGTCTAGGCATACCTGCCTTGACCGCCCACCGCTGCCTCTTTGCCGATGGCCCGATTACCGGCCTTAGAGTACTCGTCCATGGCGGAGCCGGCGCTGTTGGCTCCGCAGCAATCGCGCTGGCAAAATGGGCCGGCGCCTGGGTTGCGGCTACGGTAACCAAACCAGAGCACGAAGCCAGCGCACGCAGAGCAGGGGCAGACGTCGTCGTGCTTCGAACAGATGATGCGGTCGTCGAAGCACTGCGGTCCGCGAGCCGCAATCAAGGGTTCGACCGCATCGTTGAGGTGGCGCTCACCACCAACCTGGACATCGATCTCGCGTGTATAGGCACAGGCGGCGTGATAAGCACCTATGGTCTTGAGAACGCGAGCGAGCAGTTGGCGTTGCCCATTCTTAAGGCCATGGTTAAAGGATGCGTCTTCCGATTCGTCTACATCTATACCGTGCCGGGTCATGCAAAGTTAGAGGCAGTCGCCGCTATCAACGCATGTCTGGCGGCGAACGTTTATGCCCCGACCATTGGGAAGATTGTGCCATTGGAGCGCATTGCAGATGCGCACGAGTGCCAGGAAAGTGGTGGAATCGCGGGAAAAATCGTCGTCGCGATAAATTGA
- a CDS encoding CsgG/HfaB family protein produces MKRNLVISAVSAMLAACATVSVPPQVKEAPTPRTQQQTAQVAISATDEKAVKRKIAIGRFSNETRYGRTFVTDASLDPLGKQASDILASRLVASKQFLVFERPDIAKVAAEQSLSKDAGLIGVDALILGSVTEFGRSTTGKTGFLSATKVQNAHAKVELRLVDVKTGYVFFSASGTGEASTESGEIAGFGSRADYDGSLNDKAISAAISDVIGRMMTKLRERPWKSDILKTDGSTVYISGGALQGIKPGLTLHIYKPGESIQSGQTGFTIALPPTPVATIRVTSNFGDSEVNEGSMALVTSGSVTKDKSLFVAE; encoded by the coding sequence ATGAAAAGAAATCTTGTCATCAGCGCAGTGAGTGCGATGCTCGCGGCTTGCGCAACCGTATCCGTGCCTCCTCAAGTCAAGGAAGCGCCCACTCCCAGAACGCAACAGCAAACCGCGCAAGTCGCAATCTCGGCGACTGACGAAAAGGCGGTCAAACGAAAGATCGCCATCGGCCGATTTAGCAATGAAACTCGCTACGGCCGGACCTTCGTCACCGATGCGAGCCTCGACCCACTGGGTAAGCAGGCGAGCGACATCCTGGCAAGCCGGCTGGTAGCGTCGAAGCAGTTTCTCGTTTTCGAACGCCCCGATATTGCGAAGGTGGCCGCCGAACAATCCCTTTCGAAAGACGCCGGCCTGATAGGTGTGGACGCGCTCATTCTCGGCTCGGTGACTGAGTTTGGTCGCAGCACCACGGGCAAGACAGGCTTCCTGAGCGCGACGAAGGTGCAAAACGCCCATGCGAAAGTCGAGCTGCGACTGGTCGACGTCAAGACGGGCTATGTCTTCTTTTCTGCATCCGGTACGGGTGAAGCTTCCACCGAGTCGGGAGAAATCGCAGGATTCGGGAGTCGCGCCGACTATGACGGCTCGCTTAATGACAAAGCAATCTCCGCTGCGATATCCGACGTCATCGGCCGCATGATGACAAAGCTCCGCGAGCGTCCGTGGAAGTCTGACATCCTCAAGACGGACGGATCGACGGTTTACATCAGCGGCGGCGCGTTGCAAGGAATCAAGCCTGGTTTGACGCTTCACATCTACAAGCCGGGTGAATCGATCCAGAGCGGGCAAACGGGCTTCACCATCGCATTGCCGCCGACTCCCGTCGCGACCATTCGCGTCACTTCGAATTTTGGTGACAGCGAAGTGAACGAAGGCTCTATGGCACTTGTGACAAGCGGGTCCGTCACAAAAGACAAATCTCTGTTCGTAGCCGAGTAA
- a CDS encoding NAD(P)-binding domain-containing protein, which produces MKIGIIGAGNIGSVLALRWVEHGHEVLIGNSRGPETLADVARETGAKPAELADVVRDAAVIVITIPEKKVLDLPASLFDDVPETTVVIDTGNYYPRERDGRIEAIESGMTESAWVSQQIGRPVVKVFNNIYADHLRNLGKPEGTPGRIALPVSGDSADAKAVVMQLVNEVGFDAVDNGGIDDSWRHQPGTPVYTKDFDAEGLKAGLQKAERVRTPQWTASDKSPGSFEQPA; this is translated from the coding sequence ATGAAAATTGGCATTATTGGCGCGGGAAATATTGGAAGTGTACTGGCACTGCGCTGGGTCGAACATGGACACGAGGTGCTGATCGGCAACTCGCGTGGACCGGAAACGCTCGCCGATGTCGCCCGCGAAACGGGTGCAAAGCCAGCCGAACTCGCGGATGTAGTTCGCGATGCAGCAGTGATCGTAATCACTATTCCCGAGAAGAAGGTCCTTGATCTGCCTGCGAGCCTGTTCGACGATGTACCCGAAACAACGGTTGTAATCGATACCGGCAATTATTATCCACGAGAGCGTGATGGCCGCATCGAGGCGATCGAGTCCGGGATGACGGAAAGCGCGTGGGTTTCGCAGCAGATCGGCAGGCCTGTAGTCAAAGTGTTCAACAACATCTACGCGGATCATTTGCGCAATCTCGGCAAGCCGGAAGGCACCCCAGGGCGGATTGCGCTGCCAGTCTCGGGCGATAGCGCCGACGCCAAGGCGGTGGTGATGCAACTCGTCAACGAGGTGGGTTTTGATGCGGTCGATAATGGCGGGATCGACGACTCCTGGCGTCACCAGCCTGGCACGCCAGTCTATACGAAGGACTTCGACGCGGAAGGTCTGAAGGCCGGCTTGCAGAAGGCGGAGCGAGTTCGGACTCCGCAGTGGACGGCCTCGGACAAGAGCCCCGGCAGTTTCGAACAGCCTGCTTGA
- a CDS encoding GNA1162 family protein: MSVANRFLKLALAVTSVVAMAACAPVPVHNDYTTFRHADPHSILVVPVINRSVDVDAPDYFLSTITRPLAERGYYVFPVNLTKRVMEDDGLGDANLVHSNDPTVLGKMFGADSIMYITINRWDARYAVLATSVTVELSYALKSGTTGETLWTHKQTMVYSPQAANAGNPLATLLVAAITAAIAKAKPNYVPLAQQANAISVNKVGQGLPAGPYDGKYKSDGSTF; encoded by the coding sequence ATGAGCGTAGCAAACCGCTTTTTGAAACTTGCTCTCGCCGTTACTTCTGTCGTCGCGATGGCAGCGTGCGCGCCGGTTCCCGTTCATAACGATTACACGACGTTCCGGCATGCCGACCCGCATTCCATTCTTGTCGTGCCGGTTATCAACCGCAGCGTCGACGTGGATGCGCCGGACTACTTTCTGTCAACGATCACTCGGCCGTTGGCAGAGCGCGGCTACTACGTGTTCCCGGTCAACCTCACAAAGCGTGTGATGGAGGATGACGGGCTTGGTGACGCTAACCTCGTTCACTCCAACGATCCGACCGTTCTGGGCAAGATGTTCGGTGCGGACTCGATCATGTACATCACCATCAACCGGTGGGATGCGAGGTATGCGGTTCTAGCGACATCGGTAACCGTCGAACTCAGCTATGCGTTGAAGAGCGGCACCACGGGCGAAACGCTTTGGACGCACAAACAGACCATGGTCTACTCGCCGCAAGCCGCGAACGCGGGTAACCCTCTTGCGACGTTGCTTGTAGCCGCGATCACGGCGGCGATCGCTAAGGCGAAGCCGAACTACGTTCCTCTGGCTCAGCAGGCAAACGCTATTTCCGTCAACAAAGTTGGCCAAGGACTGCCGGCCGGCCCATATGACGGCAAATACAAGTCTGACGGTTCAACTTTCTGA
- a CDS encoding DUF4810 domain-containing protein, which produces MKFSTLAVVLTVAGLTAACAPQPKYAWGDYESSLYEHYKTPGDTTAFAQHLADTISKAEASGKKVPPGIYAEYGQVLLESGNSKQAAVFFEKEKTTWPESTVFMTTMIRVASGTKEAKQ; this is translated from the coding sequence ATGAAGTTCTCGACATTGGCAGTCGTGCTCACAGTAGCCGGATTGACCGCTGCCTGTGCGCCTCAGCCGAAATACGCATGGGGAGACTACGAGTCGTCCCTGTACGAACACTACAAGACGCCGGGCGATACTACGGCATTTGCTCAGCACCTGGCTGATACCATTAGCAAGGCGGAGGCATCGGGCAAAAAGGTGCCGCCCGGAATCTACGCTGAATATGGCCAGGTCCTGCTTGAGTCCGGTAATTCGAAACAGGCCGCTGTCTTCTTCGAAAAGGAAAAGACCACCTGGCCTGAGTCGACGGTCTTCATGACGACCATGATCAGAGTCGCCTCTGGCACGAAGGAGGCGAAACAATGA
- a CDS encoding cysteine hydrolase family protein: MNQSALRRPALLIIDMQLGLFNGSDKPYEGDRVLKNINQLIKRARGANAPIFAARHTGPRGTPIEPGSPLSQLVPQLDVDVKRDLIFDKTRPCCFFGTSLGERLAEAGTSELVIVGMKTQYCIDATCRTAADMGLRPVLIADAHTCMDTRVLPARAIIEHHNATLDGSFVTLASAANYEF; this comes from the coding sequence ATGAATCAATCTGCTCTAAGACGCCCTGCCTTATTGATCATCGATATGCAATTGGGCCTTTTTAACGGCTCGGACAAGCCGTACGAGGGCGACCGTGTGCTAAAAAATATCAACCAACTCATTAAGCGCGCACGCGGCGCCAATGCTCCGATATTCGCTGCCCGTCACACTGGGCCAAGAGGCACACCCATCGAACCGGGCAGCCCGCTTTCTCAGTTGGTACCCCAGTTGGATGTGGACGTGAAACGCGACTTGATATTCGATAAAACCAGGCCTTGTTGCTTTTTCGGCACGTCGCTCGGCGAGCGGCTCGCCGAAGCAGGTACCAGCGAGTTAGTCATAGTCGGAATGAAGACTCAATATTGCATCGACGCAACCTGCCGAACTGCGGCCGACATGGGTCTCAGGCCAGTTCTGATAGCGGATGCTCACACCTGCATGGACACACGTGTATTGCCAGCAAGAGCGATCATCGAACACCACAACGCTACCTTGGATGGATCCTTCGTGACGCTGGCGAGCGCTGCCAACTACGAGTTTTGA
- a CDS encoding helix-turn-helix domain-containing protein, translated as MSLLNKYPCAVQVTVDVAGGKWKPLIIHYLMGGTKRFGELQRLIGTVTQRSLTLQIRELESHGIVRREVFNEVPPRVEYTLTEFGRTLTPVLDAMKRWGEDYIDSARDVDVDRRD; from the coding sequence ATGTCTCTTTTGAATAAATACCCGTGCGCAGTTCAAGTCACTGTCGACGTTGCCGGAGGCAAATGGAAGCCGCTCATCATTCACTATCTGATGGGTGGAACAAAGCGTTTCGGCGAGTTGCAACGCCTCATTGGCACGGTGACGCAACGTTCGCTTACACTACAAATCCGTGAGCTTGAATCGCACGGTATCGTCCGTCGCGAAGTATTCAATGAAGTGCCGCCACGCGTCGAATACACACTGACCGAGTTCGGCCGGACGCTTACACCCGTGCTTGACGCGATGAAGCGTTGGGGCGAAGACTATATCGATAGCGCCCGAGATGTGGATGTAGACCGCCGCGATTGA
- a CDS encoding MFS transporter, with the protein MEPESNRAADAADPCAPAPRDAIGHRVVREPRNDSDEKLERETLRRVTWRLMPYVFGLFLVSIVDRGNLGFAALSMNRQLHLTGAMFGIGVGLFFLAFAVFMIPSNLAMARFGARTVLTRIAIGWGAVTMLMAFVQGPYSFYALRALLGAAEAGIAPGLLLYLSYWFPARYRARNNAIFTYSVPASYVLTAIVSGWILEMDGMLGLPGWKWLFLLEGLPAIVLGIIGLRVLTDAPAQAAWLSAPQRDWLRRRLDDEAPAPVLAQRARLRHVIAHPLVLMLAMINAGIFAGLATLSTWLPQIVHTFGWSPHLLGPVVALPPAAGALGLFFVSRHSDRHGERVKHLHAMLLLAAAAYAVIALSRGPAAILAGFCFANIGIYASMTVFWTIPQTYLPRNIAAAGIGTISAAGSVAGFAVTTLIGRVQDATHSLTSCFSIVIVVLLVASGVLLIIDRQLREPPSSSAQAPLPMH; encoded by the coding sequence ATGGAACCGGAATCTAACCGCGCCGCCGACGCCGCCGACCCGTGCGCGCCCGCGCCACGCGATGCGATCGGCCACCGCGTCGTTCGCGAGCCGCGCAACGATAGCGACGAAAAGCTCGAACGCGAGACGCTACGAAGGGTGACGTGGCGATTGATGCCGTACGTGTTCGGCCTCTTTCTCGTCTCCATCGTCGATCGCGGCAATCTTGGCTTCGCGGCGCTTTCGATGAACCGTCAATTGCATCTGACCGGCGCGATGTTCGGCATCGGCGTCGGACTGTTTTTTCTCGCGTTTGCCGTGTTCATGATTCCGAGCAATCTGGCGATGGCGCGTTTCGGCGCACGCACGGTGCTGACCCGCATCGCGATCGGCTGGGGCGCGGTGACGATGCTGATGGCGTTCGTGCAAGGGCCTTACAGCTTCTACGCGTTGCGGGCGCTGCTCGGCGCGGCGGAAGCGGGCATCGCGCCCGGTCTGCTGCTGTATCTGAGCTACTGGTTCCCCGCGCGCTATCGCGCGCGCAATAACGCGATCTTCACGTATTCGGTGCCCGCGAGTTACGTGCTGACGGCCATCGTCTCCGGCTGGATTCTCGAAATGGACGGCATGCTCGGTTTGCCCGGCTGGAAATGGCTGTTTCTACTCGAAGGGTTGCCCGCGATCGTGCTCGGCATCATCGGCTTGCGTGTGCTGACCGACGCGCCCGCGCAGGCGGCGTGGCTGTCGGCCCCGCAACGCGACTGGCTGCGACGACGTCTGGACGACGAAGCGCCCGCGCCGGTGCTCGCGCAACGCGCGCGCTTGCGCCACGTGATCGCGCATCCGCTCGTGCTGATGCTCGCGATGATCAACGCGGGCATTTTCGCGGGTCTCGCGACGCTGTCGACGTGGTTGCCGCAGATCGTGCACACGTTCGGCTGGTCGCCGCACCTGTTGGGTCCGGTGGTCGCGTTGCCGCCGGCGGCGGGCGCACTCGGGCTGTTCTTCGTGAGCCGTCATTCCGACCGGCATGGCGAACGCGTCAAGCATCTTCACGCAATGCTGCTGCTGGCGGCAGCCGCTTACGCGGTGATCGCGCTGTCGCGCGGGCCGGCCGCGATACTCGCCGGATTCTGCTTCGCGAACATCGGTATCTATGCATCGATGACGGTGTTCTGGACGATTCCGCAAACCTATTTGCCGCGCAATATCGCCGCGGCCGGCATCGGCACGATCAGCGCGGCGGGCAGCGTAGCCGGCTTCGCGGTGACGACGCTGATCGGACGTGTACAGGACGCGACGCACAGCCTGACATCGTGCTTTTCGATCGTGATCGTCGTGCTGCTGGTGGCAAGCGGCGTGCTGCTCATCATTGACCGGCAGTTGCGCGAGCCGCCGTCATCCAGCGCGCAGGCGCCGTTGCCGATGCATTGA